A genomic segment from Spinacia oleracea cultivar Varoflay chromosome 3, BTI_SOV_V1, whole genome shotgun sequence encodes:
- the LOC110802230 gene encoding uncharacterized protein, whose amino-acid sequence MDFDPRIISDGHGWHCNFHFGYGHDVIEDATNEKCCVQVLQCLIAKADAEIHDLEDELAMLQCQLKWAESDEQKDPYEVCCATFQQKIDLLTKSVNNVRNRNILNEHDINTTKIRVPAERIYDIISALIEQNFSASNEQVEDIFDEMNLLVYSGSVHIGMEKETTLESFAESKELLEDIEKQKELSEDIEKQYKPAATVSEESCSDTASYVIKGSIEARDIGKTDVEVTGKSKDDAYECTPAGKNGFPTCVQAYNNIGDSNSNVLRHGSIEEGMTGSKHSGSSSPVSSKTELIVKIEDDYIDMSVHNIAADFLYELQDHKSEDPVEGNEVAKDQSQSVVDNMHFTCERKKSSLGSILKPPGQKVQRKVSSIRHSGSSRMLKPQKKIGKRQIDAANLRPSNSPSHLMEERFYSLPEIVQQIKPGEIAHVNLPRLLGPDMQELQESSRDNSSIQSQEVEVSEEDDLRAGRNSGLKSQKDLVIALKSPFGTEGIGLLIDSSPANAHNVESKSTIAEDVETKASHPYDIENLRLQISEDSNLLNNMRVPKLREILKYYKVRGLSKLKKEKMIEELKMRLTGA is encoded by the exons ATGGATTTCGATCCAAGAATCATATCTGATG GACATGGATGGCATTGTAATTTTCACTTTGGCTATGGGCATG ATGTCATTGAAGATGCAACAAATGAGAAATGTTGTGTGCAAGTGCTACAGTGTCTGATAGCTAAAGCAGATGCTGAAATTCATGATCTTGAAGATGAACTGGCTATGCTCCAGTGTCAACTGAAGTGGGCTGAATCAGATGAGCAGAAGGATCCCTATGAAGTCTGCTGTGCCACTTTCCAGCAGAAGATAGATTTGTTGACTAAATCAGTTAACAACGTGAGAAatagaaatatattaaacgagCATGACATCAACACAACAAAAATCCGAGTGCCAGCTGAGAGAATCTATGACATCATTAGTGCTTTAATTGAGCAGAACTTTTCAGCGTCTAATGAACAG GTGGAAGACATTTTTGATGAAATGAATTTGCTTGTGTATTCTGGCTCAGTACACATCGGGATGGAGAAAGAAACAACTCTGGAATCATTTGCTGAGTCCAAGGAACTGTTGGAAGACATTGAAAAGCAGAAGGAGCTGTCGGAAGACATTGAAAAGCAGTACAAG CCTGCAGCCACTGTTTCTGAAGAATCTTGTTCAGATACTGCCAGTTATGTAATTAAGGGCTCCATTGAGGCTAGAGATATCGGCAAGACTGATGTTGAAGTGACTGGGAAAAGCAAAGATGATGCTTATGAGTGTACACCCGCAGGAAAAAATGGATTCCCAACTTGTGTGCAG GCTTACAATAACATTGGAGATTCAAATTCAAATGTTTTGCGGCATGGAAGTATTGAGGAAGGCATGACTGGATCAAAACATAGTGGCAGCTCTTCACCCGTGTCTTCTAAGACGGAATTGATTGTAAAGATTGAAGACGATTATATAGACATGAGCGTTCATAATATTGCTGCTGATTTCTTATACGAGTTACAAGATCATAAAAGTGAAGATCCAGTTGAAGGTAATGAAGTGGCAAAAGATCAGTCCCAAAGTGTTGTTGACAATATGCACTTCACATGTGAAAGAAAGAAATCCAGTTTAGGTTCAATTCTAAAACCCCCAGGGCAGAAAGTACAGAGGAAAGTCAGTTCTATCAGACACTCTGGCTCGAGCCGGATGCTAAAGCCACAAAAGAAGATCGGAAAGAGGCAAATCGATGCTGCTAACTTAAGACCATCAAATTCACCTTCCCATCTGATGGAGGAGAGATTTTATTCTCTTCCGGAAATAGTTCAACAGATAAAACCAGGAGAGATAGCTCATGTAAATTTACCTCGGCTCTTAGGACCCGATATGCAAGAACTGCAAGAATCGAGCAGAGATAATTCTAGTATTCAGTCCCAAGAAGTGGAAGTTTCAGAGGAAGATGATCTCCGTGCAGGGAGGAATTCGGGTTTGAAGTCGCAGAAGGACCTGGTGATCGCCCTGAAATCACCATTTGGTACAGAAGGAATAGGTTTACTAATTGATTCAAGTCCTGCAAATGCGCATAATGTTGAGAGTAAGAGTACTATTGCAGAAGATGTAGAAACGAAAGCGTCGCATCCCTATGATATTGAAAACTTGAGACTACAAATTTCTGAAGATTCTAATCTCTTGAATAATATGAGAGTGCCAAAACTAAGAGAAATTTTGAAGTATTACAAGGTTCGCGGACTTTCTAAACTCAAGAAAGAAAAGATGATTGAGGAATTGAAGATGCGACTAACAGGCGCATAG